A window of the Aliivibrio salmonicida LFI1238 genome harbors these coding sequences:
- a CDS encoding IS91-like element ISVsa9 family transposase produces MHAYKPLKQLFNSQNNWLKFLHNNKANLRAVVIENVTKMLSCGTAAFGSREYHCCNPDCTHIKYIHQTCKSRACSSCGMKATERWIQKQQHVFPECEYQHITFTLPNTLWPIFRHNRWLLNKLFKCAANILLGWAKDKGIDVGIFCALHTYGRKLNWNTHLHLSVTRGGICERTGLWKPIYFQMKTTEPCWRAAIVSLLGKAYYELDLSSEECPYIRNKTDWSRFLSSQYNRRWKLHFAKKTNNVKPTMNYLGRYLKRPPISASRLSHYAKGGMITFNYLDHRTGTTDSLTLSPEEMIRRIVEHYPDKHFKMIRYYGFLSMRRRGEALPRVYAALGMTIEAEPKMPGYAAMLKGYVKVDPYECILCESRLVFTNFRVGNSVNDLVTHAIVQSELRAA; encoded by the coding sequence ATGCACGCATATAAACCCCTGAAACAATTATTTAATAGTCAAAATAACTGGCTTAAATTTCTTCATAATAACAAAGCTAACCTAAGAGCGGTCGTGATTGAAAATGTCACAAAGATGCTGTCCTGTGGGACAGCGGCTTTTGGCTCTCGCGAATATCATTGTTGCAACCCTGACTGTACCCATATCAAATATATTCACCAAACCTGTAAATCTCGAGCGTGCAGTAGCTGTGGCATGAAAGCCACAGAGCGATGGATACAAAAGCAACAACATGTCTTCCCTGAATGCGAATATCAACACATCACCTTTACCCTTCCAAACACGCTATGGCCTATCTTTCGTCATAACCGTTGGCTGTTAAATAAATTATTCAAATGTGCTGCAAACATTCTGCTGGGATGGGCAAAAGATAAAGGAATAGATGTCGGTATCTTTTGTGCTCTTCATACTTACGGTCGAAAACTGAATTGGAATACGCACTTACATTTATCGGTCACTCGTGGGGGAATTTGTGAACGTACCGGTTTATGGAAACCCATTTACTTCCAAATGAAAACGACAGAGCCTTGTTGGAGAGCGGCTATCGTCAGTTTATTGGGTAAGGCTTATTATGAGCTTGATTTATCAAGCGAAGAATGCCCCTATATCCGTAATAAAACGGATTGGTCACGCTTTTTAAGCAGTCAATATAATCGTCGTTGGAAGCTTCATTTTGCTAAAAAGACAAATAATGTAAAACCGACGATGAACTATCTTGGTCGGTATTTAAAACGGCCCCCAATTTCAGCGTCACGTTTAAGTCATTACGCCAAAGGCGGAATGATAACGTTTAATTATTTAGACCATCGAACAGGAACAACAGACAGCCTAACATTATCACCAGAAGAGATGATAAGACGGATAGTAGAGCACTATCCTGATAAACATTTCAAGATGATCCGATACTACGGTTTTTTATCAATGCGTCGTCGTGGAGAAGCTCTGCCTAGAGTTTATGCAGCTTTAGGTATGACAATAGAAGCTGAGCCGAAAATGCCAGGGTATGCCGCAATGTTAAAAGGATATGTAAAAGTAGATCCGTACGAATGTATTTTATGTGAAAGTCGTCTGGTGTTTACGAATTTCCGAGTCGGAAATTCGGTCAATGATTTAGTCACCCATGCGATAGTTCAGTCAGAATTGAGGGCAGCATAA
- a CDS encoding HlyD family secretion protein, with amino-acid sequence MKGNVYKYAINSVLAITVGFSAFLILSDNVSPFTTQATVHKPIANIAPEVSGTIAAVYITNGDHIRAGSLLFSIDKTKYQLAVEKAESQLQQAIESNHSKEQLLASSKLTLVQRQLELIDAKKDYHRYLTLENNRRLRRKSKGLNLFHCCQ; translated from the coding sequence ATGAAAGGCAATGTGTACAAATACGCGATTAATTCAGTGCTAGCGATAACGGTAGGCTTTTCTGCATTCTTAATCTTATCGGATAATGTGTCCCCTTTTACGACACAAGCCACGGTTCATAAGCCTATTGCGAATATTGCACCGGAAGTATCAGGAACAATTGCGGCGGTATACATTACGAATGGAGATCATATTCGCGCAGGCTCACTCTTATTTTCGATTGATAAAACAAAATATCAACTAGCCGTTGAAAAAGCAGAATCTCAATTACAACAAGCCATTGAATCGAATCATTCAAAAGAGCAATTATTAGCGTCATCTAAGCTGACTCTTGTGCAAAGACAGTTAGAATTGATTGATGCGAAAAAAGATTACCACCGTTATCTTACGCTAGAGAACAATAGGCGCCTACGGCGCAAATCAAAAGGACTCAACCTCTTCCATTGTTGCCAATAA
- a CDS encoding aldo/keto reductase, translated as MEYTTLGSSNVSVSRICLGSMTWGQQNSQEDANQQIEYALSQGINFIDTAEMYAVPPSPDTYGKTETIIGNWFAANPERRKDIVLATKIAGPGLPWVRNAAPITGEAIIAAVDASLARLQTDYIDLYQLHWPNRTSPHFGKHFPNHFRFSDFDAKKEEADMLEILQALNTCIKAGKIRHIGLSDDTPWGINTYLKLSAKYDLPRMVSIQNEFSLLHAKDWPYLIENCLHEDVAYLPWSPLAGGMLSGKYLDGKMPEGSRWTYSQRNGIFRDTPAANEALNAYMEVAEKHGYTPCQLALAWCDQIDGVTSTIIGATSLAQLKEDIDAFSKPLNKDVLTDVNAIFRVSVRGTTPNK; from the coding sequence ATGGAATATACAACACTCGGTAGCAGCAATGTGTCTGTTTCTCGCATCTGCCTTGGTAGCATGACTTGGGGACAACAAAATTCTCAAGAAGACGCGAATCAACAGATCGAATACGCGCTTAGCCAAGGAATTAACTTCATCGACACCGCTGAAATGTATGCGGTTCCGCCTTCCCCAGATACGTACGGAAAAACAGAAACCATCATTGGTAATTGGTTTGCTGCCAATCCAGAGCGCCGTAAAGACATTGTACTTGCAACCAAAATAGCCGGGCCGGGTTTACCTTGGGTTCGCAACGCAGCTCCAATTACGGGTGAAGCTATTATTGCCGCTGTCGATGCGTCACTTGCGCGTTTACAAACCGATTATATTGATCTATACCAACTGCATTGGCCTAACCGTACCTCTCCCCATTTTGGTAAGCACTTTCCTAATCACTTCAGATTTAGCGATTTTGATGCGAAGAAAGAAGAAGCCGATATGCTTGAGATCTTACAAGCATTAAATACCTGTATCAAAGCAGGTAAGATCCGTCATATCGGGCTATCAGACGATACACCTTGGGGTATTAATACTTACCTTAAACTGAGTGCTAAATACGATTTACCACGCATGGTATCTATTCAAAACGAATTCAGCTTATTGCACGCAAAAGATTGGCCTTATCTGATTGAGAATTGTCTTCACGAAGACGTCGCTTATCTGCCTTGGTCCCCATTAGCCGGCGGCATGTTAAGTGGTAAATATCTGGATGGTAAAATGCCAGAAGGAAGCCGTTGGACGTATTCACAACGTAACGGAATATTCCGTGATACTCCAGCAGCAAACGAAGCGCTCAACGCCTATATGGAAGTTGCAGAAAAACACGGTTACACACCTTGTCAGCTTGCATTAGCATGGTGTGACCAAATTGATGGCGTGACATCAACCATTATTGGTGCGACTTCTCTAGCGCAATTAAAAGAAGACATTGACGCTTTTTCTAAGCCATTAAATAAGGATGTATTAACCGACGTTAATGCCATTTTTAGAGTAAGCGTGCGGGGAACTACACCTAACAAATAA
- the tnpA gene encoding IS66 family insertion sequence element accessory protein TnpA — MQKDKKRTPEQWHALFESQQSSKLSAAEFCRNHNILPKTFSARKARWKQKINIAS; from the coding sequence ATGCAAAAAGATAAAAAGAGAACACCAGAGCAATGGCACGCTCTATTTGAATCTCAGCAATCTAGCAAGCTTAGTGCCGCTGAATTTTGTCGTAACCATAATATTCTGCCAAAGACATTTAGTGCACGTAAAGCACGATGGAAACAAAAGATTAACATTGCCAGCTAA
- the tnpB gene encoding IS66 family insertion sequence element accessory protein TnpB (TnpB, as the term is used for proteins encoded by IS66 family insertion elements, is considered an accessory protein, since TnpC, encoded by a neighboring gene, is a DDE family transposase.) has protein sequence MNVFTDVSTIYLHRDFVDFRKAINGLVVIVEQEMQLSPFSDALFIFCNKPRDKLKILYWDKTGFALWYKRLDEDRFKWPRNINNDTLALSEQQLTLLLQGFDILGHQLVHYQTTL, from the coding sequence ATGAATGTATTTACTGATGTTTCCACCATTTATCTTCATCGTGATTTTGTCGATTTTCGCAAGGCCATTAATGGCCTTGTCGTGATTGTTGAGCAAGAAATGCAACTATCACCGTTTAGTGATGCTCTATTTATATTTTGCAATAAGCCTCGTGATAAACTCAAAATATTGTATTGGGATAAAACAGGATTCGCTTTATGGTACAAGCGATTAGATGAAGACCGCTTCAAATGGCCACGAAATATAAATAACGATACGTTAGCATTATCAGAGCAGCAACTGACACTGCTATTACAAGGTTTTGATATCTTAGGACATCAACTGGTACATTATCAAACAACCCTTTAA
- a CDS encoding IS66-like element ISVsa2 family transposase, with product MTDKIKPLPDTIDELKALVLQLENKYNRLLEQFRLAQHQRFGKSSESDSTQFDLFNETEEEIIIENDDTQTITYTRQKPKRQRLPEDLPRTVIIHDIKDKTCKCCGLEMHAMGKDISEKLEFVPAKVEVIQHVRPKYACRNCEKNNTSVDIKQAPMPASPIPKGIATASLLAQIITAKFQYSLPLYRQETLFQQWGIIIGRRTMADWLIKCSVLFTPLNNELHRILLEQPTLHCDETTVNVLDVEKAKCYMWVYCSGYDSPGSGVLPGIVLYDYQSSRHGYHPVNFLKGYNGYLHTDGYQGYEQTEAILVGCWAHARRRFIEAQRVQVKGKTGSADWVLSKIQKLYRIESLLKEASPEAKYVARQTEARDLLKELRDWLDSAVSRVSPKTKLGEAISYTLNQWDKLVRYIDDGLLSIDNNRAERAVKPFVIGRKNWLFSGSTAGADSSAMLYSIVETAKANGLIPYDYIRYCLDRLCVGSPDIDSLLPWNVKDKV from the coding sequence ATGACTGATAAAATAAAACCACTTCCTGATACCATTGACGAGCTGAAAGCACTTGTGCTTCAGCTTGAAAATAAATATAACCGTCTTCTAGAGCAATTTCGACTGGCTCAACATCAGCGCTTTGGTAAAAGCAGTGAATCTGACTCGACTCAATTTGATTTATTCAATGAAACAGAAGAAGAAATCATCATTGAAAATGATGACACACAAACGATTACCTACACTCGTCAAAAGCCAAAACGCCAACGCTTACCTGAAGACTTACCGCGTACTGTTATTATCCACGACATAAAAGATAAAACTTGTAAGTGTTGCGGTCTAGAGATGCATGCGATGGGTAAAGACATCAGTGAAAAGTTGGAATTTGTACCAGCTAAAGTGGAAGTTATTCAACATGTTCGTCCTAAATATGCTTGCCGAAATTGTGAAAAAAACAATACTTCAGTAGACATTAAACAAGCCCCAATGCCAGCGTCACCAATCCCTAAAGGGATTGCGACCGCAAGTTTACTTGCTCAAATTATTACGGCTAAATTTCAATACAGTCTTCCACTTTATCGTCAAGAAACGTTATTTCAGCAATGGGGTATCATTATTGGACGGCGAACGATGGCGGATTGGTTAATAAAATGCTCGGTACTATTTACCCCTCTTAATAACGAGTTACATCGTATTTTGCTTGAACAACCCACTCTGCATTGTGATGAAACAACGGTAAATGTGTTGGATGTTGAAAAAGCAAAATGTTATATGTGGGTCTACTGCTCTGGCTATGATTCTCCAGGCTCTGGTGTTTTGCCTGGAATTGTACTTTATGATTATCAATCTAGCAGGCATGGCTACCATCCAGTTAACTTTTTAAAAGGTTATAACGGGTATTTACATACCGATGGTTACCAAGGTTATGAACAAACTGAAGCGATTTTAGTTGGCTGTTGGGCACACGCACGTCGACGATTTATTGAGGCTCAACGTGTTCAAGTAAAAGGGAAAACAGGGAGTGCAGATTGGGTATTGAGTAAAATCCAAAAGCTATACCGGATCGAATCGTTATTAAAAGAGGCTTCCCCTGAAGCCAAGTATGTTGCTAGGCAGACAGAAGCCCGCGATTTACTTAAAGAGCTCCGTGATTGGCTTGATAGCGCAGTTAGTCGAGTATCACCTAAAACAAAATTAGGTGAGGCGATTAGCTATACATTAAATCAATGGGATAAATTAGTTCGTTATATTGATGATGGATTGTTATCTATTGATAACAATCGAGCAGAGCGAGCGGTTAAACCGTTTGTTATCGGCCGGAAAAACTGGTTATTTTCGGGTTCAACGGCTGGTGCAGATTCAAGTGCAATGCTTTACAGCATTGTAGAAACAGCAAAGGCAAACGGATTAATCCCTTACGATTATATTAGGTATTGTCTAGATCGTTTATGTGTTGGATCGCCAGATATCGATTCACTTTTACCTTGGAATGTAAAAGACAAGGTGTAG
- a CDS encoding AAA family ATPase, giving the protein MNKLELRLLRGLPGSGKSTLAKTLDLVHIEADQFFVNDDNEYCFEGSLLSSAHQWCQSQCEFNLYHGRSVVVANTFVKQWEIDAYRKIAQQYGAVLNIEVCKGQFKSTHNVPELVMKRMKKDWQA; this is encoded by the coding sequence ATGAATAAATTAGAATTGCGATTATTGAGAGGCTTACCTGGTAGTGGAAAATCAACATTGGCAAAAACATTGGATTTGGTACATATAGAGGCGGATCAGTTTTTTGTGAATGATGATAATGAGTATTGCTTTGAAGGATCATTATTAAGCTCGGCTCATCAATGGTGCCAATCTCAATGTGAATTTAATCTTTATCATGGTAGAAGTGTGGTGGTGGCGAATACGTTTGTTAAGCAGTGGGAAATCGATGCTTATCGGAAAATTGCCCAACAATACGGAGCAGTACTGAATATTGAAGTGTGCAAAGGCCAATTTAAAAGTACGCACAACGTCCCTGAACTAGTAATGAAGAGAATGAAAAAGGATTGGCAAGCTTAG
- a CDS encoding LysR family transcriptional regulator: protein MNLLPDLATYIVVVNEGSFTAAAKKLGVTPSALSKLITRLESALSVKLFERTTRSLLITESGKKIYQQSVIMVEAAQQAIDISSSEHIVPSGSLTVAAPKAFLTIVLQALVTPFLIKYPKIQLKLRASDGDINMIAQGIDVVFRLTDKPTEGLIMKEIGKVNLSLCASPSYIEERGLPLHPKELPNHDCLYLGETTDHIWEFVKGEESHVIAVTGRYAVNHSQMRLNGVRDGFGIGIFPDFVIKEALANNDVVPVLSDWQIKGNYHGVIAMQYAQNKYMPSRIKVFTEFVRQNLMKEQS, encoded by the coding sequence ATAAACTTATTACCCGATCTTGCTACGTATATTGTAGTCGTTAATGAAGGAAGCTTTACGGCTGCAGCTAAAAAACTTGGGGTAACGCCATCTGCGTTGAGTAAGCTAATTACTCGATTAGAAAGTGCGCTATCTGTAAAGTTATTTGAGCGAACAACACGTAGCTTGCTTATTACTGAGTCGGGTAAAAAAATATATCAGCAATCCGTCATTATGGTTGAGGCGGCTCAGCAGGCGATTGATATTTCTAGTTCAGAGCATATTGTGCCGTCTGGAAGCTTAACGGTGGCTGCGCCAAAAGCATTTTTAACCATAGTATTGCAAGCGTTAGTCACGCCTTTTTTAATTAAATATCCTAAGATCCAACTTAAGCTAAGAGCCTCCGATGGTGATATAAATATGATAGCTCAAGGTATTGATGTGGTCTTTCGGTTAACGGATAAACCGACGGAAGGATTAATTATGAAGGAGATAGGGAAGGTTAATTTAAGTTTGTGTGCAAGCCCCTCTTATATAGAAGAGAGAGGGTTGCCTCTTCACCCAAAAGAATTACCTAATCATGATTGTTTGTATTTAGGAGAAACAACAGACCATATATGGGAATTTGTTAAAGGAGAAGAGAGCCACGTAATTGCAGTAACGGGGCGATATGCTGTTAATCACTCTCAAATGAGATTAAACGGAGTGAGAGATGGATTTGGTATTGGGATATTTCCTGATTTTGTAATTAAAGAAGCGTTAGCGAATAACGATGTTGTTCCTGTTCTTTCTGATTGGCAGATAAAAGGAAATTATCATGGTGTTATTGCGATGCAGTATGCACAAAATAAATACATGCCATCAAGAATAAAAGTATTTACTGAGTTTGTAAGACAGAATTTAATGAAAGAGCAGAGCTAG
- a CDS encoding glycine C-acetyltransferase, producing the protein MSSAFYTQIQNQIEEVKSEGLYKSERIITSAQKASVSISTGQEVLNFCANNYLGLANHPALIQAAKDGMDEHGFGMASVRFICGTQDSHKVLEEKLSTFLGKEDTILYTSCFDANAGLFETILGREDAIISDALNHASIIDGVRLCKAMRFRYANNNMTELEEQLIAAKEAGARHMLIVTDGVFSMDGVVANLPAICDLADKYNALVMVDDSHAVGFMGENGAGTHEHHNVIDRIDIITGTLGKAMGGASGGYTSGKKEVIDWLRQRSRPYLFSNSVAPAIVSASIRVLDLLAESGDLRTNLWENSAHFRTRMEVAGFTMGGADHAIIPIMLGDAKLAAEFAERALEKGIYVVAFSFPVVPKGQARIRTQMSAAHSREQLDRAIDAFIAVGKDMEIIK; encoded by the coding sequence ATGTCTTCTGCATTCTACACTCAGATCCAAAATCAAATTGAAGAAGTAAAGAGCGAAGGTTTATACAAATCTGAGCGCATCATTACTTCAGCTCAAAAAGCGTCTGTTTCTATTTCTACAGGCCAAGAAGTACTAAACTTTTGTGCAAACAACTACTTAGGATTAGCTAACCACCCTGCACTTATCCAAGCAGCTAAAGACGGCATGGATGAGCACGGCTTTGGCATGGCATCTGTTCGTTTTATTTGTGGTACTCAAGACTCACATAAAGTACTAGAAGAAAAGCTTTCTACTTTCTTAGGTAAAGAAGACACCATTCTTTACACCTCATGTTTTGATGCAAATGCAGGTTTATTCGAAACTATTTTAGGCAGAGAAGATGCAATCATCTCTGATGCCCTAAATCACGCATCAATCATTGATGGTGTTCGTCTTTGTAAAGCAATGCGTTTCCGCTATGCAAATAACAACATGACTGAATTAGAAGAACAACTGATTGCCGCGAAAGAAGCGGGTGCTCGTCATATGCTTATCGTTACAGACGGCGTATTCTCAATGGATGGCGTAGTTGCTAACCTTCCTGCTATTTGTGATTTAGCCGATAAATACAATGCACTTGTTATGGTTGATGATTCTCACGCTGTTGGTTTCATGGGCGAAAATGGCGCAGGTACTCACGAACACCACAATGTTATCGACCGTATTGATATCATCACAGGTACACTAGGTAAAGCAATGGGTGGCGCATCAGGCGGCTACACTTCGGGCAAAAAAGAAGTGATCGATTGGTTACGTCAACGCTCTCGTCCGTACCTATTCTCAAACTCAGTTGCGCCTGCCATTGTTTCTGCGTCTATTCGTGTTCTCGATTTACTGGCTGAATCTGGCGATCTACGCACAAACTTATGGGAAAACTCTGCACATTTCCGCACTCGTATGGAAGTTGCTGGTTTCACTATGGGCGGAGCTGATCACGCTATCATCCCAATTATGTTAGGCGATGCAAAATTAGCCGCCGAATTCGCAGAGCGTGCGTTAGAAAAAGGCATCTACGTTGTTGCTTTCTCTTTCCCAGTGGTGCCTAAAGGCCAAGCTCGTATTCGTACACAAATGTCAGCGGCTCATTCTCGTGAGCAGTTAGATCGCGCAATTGATGCCTTTATCGCTGTAGGTAAAGACATGGAGATCATCAAATAA
- the tdh gene encoding L-threonine 3-dehydrogenase: MKIKALSKLKPEEGIWMTEVEKPEMGHNDILIRIKKTAICGTDVHIYNWDEWSQKTIPVPMVVGHEYVGEVVGIGQEVRGFEIGDRVSGEGHITCGHCRNCRGGRTHLCRNTTGVGVNRTGAFSEFLVIPAFNAFKIPAGISDDLASIFDPFGNAVHTALSFDLVGEDVLITGAGPIGIMAAAVAKHVGARHVVITDVNEFRLDLARKMGVTRAVNVMNEKLEDVMSDLGMTEGFDVGLEMSGNPSAFNSMLTNMNHGGKISLLGIPPSDMAVDWNQVIFKGLVIKGIYGREMFETWYKMASLIQSGLDLTPIITHHYKIDDFQAGFDMMRSGMSGKVILDWE, from the coding sequence ATGAAAATTAAAGCACTTTCAAAACTAAAACCTGAAGAAGGCATTTGGATGACCGAGGTTGAAAAACCTGAAATGGGTCATAATGATATTCTTATCCGTATTAAGAAAACGGCTATTTGTGGTACTGACGTACATATCTACAACTGGGATGAGTGGTCACAAAAAACCATTCCAGTCCCTATGGTTGTAGGTCACGAATATGTTGGTGAAGTTGTTGGTATTGGCCAAGAAGTTCGTGGTTTTGAGATTGGCGACCGTGTTTCTGGCGAAGGTCACATTACTTGTGGTCACTGTCGTAACTGTCGTGGCGGCCGTACCCACCTTTGTCGCAATACAACAGGTGTTGGTGTTAACCGTACTGGTGCTTTCTCTGAGTTCTTAGTTATTCCTGCATTCAATGCATTTAAGATCCCTGCAGGTATTTCAGATGATCTAGCATCCATCTTTGACCCATTTGGTAATGCGGTTCACACTGCCCTATCATTTGATTTAGTGGGTGAAGACGTTCTTATCACTGGTGCTGGTCCAATTGGTATTATGGCTGCTGCGGTTGCAAAACATGTAGGTGCTCGCCATGTTGTAATTACTGACGTTAACGAATTCCGTTTAGATCTTGCTAGAAAAATGGGCGTTACTCGTGCAGTAAACGTGATGAACGAGAAACTTGAAGACGTAATGTCAGATCTTGGTATGACTGAAGGCTTTGATGTTGGTCTTGAAATGTCTGGTAATCCATCAGCGTTCAACAGCATGCTAACCAACATGAACCATGGTGGTAAGATTTCTTTATTAGGAATTCCGCCATCTGACATGGCAGTAGATTGGAACCAAGTCATCTTTAAAGGCTTAGTTATCAAAGGTATTTACGGTCGTGAGATGTTTGAAACTTGGTATAAAATGGCAAGTTTGATCCAATCAGGCCTAGATCTAACGCCAATCATTACGCACCACTACAAAATTGACGATTTCCAAGCAGGCTTCGATATGATGCGTTCAGGAATGTCAGGAAAAGTAATCTTAGATTGGGAATAA
- a CDS encoding DOPA 4,5-dioxygenase family protein produces MKNSEHNGFHVHVYFNEHNINCAVALTEALYQAFGFEIGNINTKPIGPHPVWSRQVSFRKDDYQAVFQWLEANRSDLSILIHPLTEDEYRDHTESAVWLGKYILINNINSIHVFIYYKKK; encoded by the coding sequence ATGAAGAATTCAGAACATAACGGGTTTCATGTTCACGTCTATTTTAATGAACATAATATTAATTGTGCAGTTGCTCTAACAGAAGCCTTATACCAAGCATTTGGTTTTGAGATTGGGAATATAAACACAAAACCGATTGGTCCCCATCCAGTATGGAGTCGCCAAGTTTCCTTTAGAAAAGACGATTATCAAGCGGTATTTCAATGGCTGGAGGCGAATCGTTCTGATTTGTCCATTTTAATCCATCCCTTAACCGAGGATGAATATCGTGATCATACTGAATCTGCAGTGTGGTTAGGAAAATATATTTTAATAAACAACATCAATAGTATTCACGTCTTCATTTATTATAAAAAGAAATGA